Proteins from one Nitrospirota bacterium genomic window:
- the ftsE gene encoding cell division ATP-binding protein FtsE, whose amino-acid sequence MIKFNQVSKHYDTHTALRKITFSISKGEMVFVTGPSGSGKTTLLKLIYLAEKPDEGNISVGEWELNKLKDSSIPILRRNIGVIFQDFRLLYNKTVFDNVAISLRIRGEDDRDFKASVFEALKLVGLRHKADYYPGYLSGGEQQRVSIARAIVSEPTILLADEPTGNVDPDTSAGIIRTFKDINAKGTTIIIATHNRELFRNTGRRVLRLDFGNLVGEEKG is encoded by the coding sequence ATGATAAAATTCAATCAAGTTTCAAAACATTACGATACACATACAGCTTTAAGAAAGATAACTTTTTCCATTTCAAAAGGCGAGATGGTTTTTGTTACCGGGCCAAGCGGTTCTGGAAAAACCACACTTCTTAAACTTATCTATCTTGCAGAAAAACCTGATGAGGGAAATATTTCTGTTGGTGAATGGGAACTTAATAAACTCAAAGACTCAAGCATCCCTATATTGAGAAGAAATATCGGCGTAATTTTTCAGGACTTCAGACTTCTTTATAATAAGACTGTATTTGATAATGTTGCTATCTCTCTTCGGATAAGAGGAGAGGATGATAGGGATTTTAAGGCCAGTGTATTTGAGGCACTAAAATTAGTAGGTCTCAGACATAAGGCTGACTATTACCCAGGATATCTATCCGGAGGGGAACAGCAGCGTGTCTCAATAGCAAGAGCTATTGTCTCAGAACCAACTATACTCCTTGCTGATGAGCCCACAGGAAATGTTGACCCAGATACTTCTGCAGGAATAATAAGGACTTTTAAAGATATTAATGCTAAAGGAACAACTATTATAATTGCAACACATAATAGAGAACTTTTCAGAAATACTGGAAGAAGGGTGCTAAGGCTTGACTTTGGAAATCTCGTCGGCGAGGAAAAGGGTTAA
- a CDS encoding ABC transporter permease, whose amino-acid sequence MRLPYAFRLAFQSILHEKWINLLSIFTIATGLLFTAITMISIYNIHLLTQKLPDKFSIMAYLKDNISQNEIDNIINTARKNSIVDKVIHIPKEQALKELKNTLKNTDYILEGLGGNPLPDTIEIKLKRESVSPENVRNLSISLKDIYGIDEVEYGEQFLSSIYSINMGIQTIGIVFIIIMSTGMIFVCYSTVKILFYRKNIEIETYKLLGATKGFIRAPFLIEGAVIGLGSGIISLIEIFLIYYLFILKFSLTMPLFKAFIFPVNFCLILPLTGLFIGITGAIIAIGRIRY is encoded by the coding sequence ATGAGACTTCCATATGCATTCAGACTCGCTTTTCAAAGCATTCTTCATGAGAAATGGATCAATCTTCTCTCTATATTTACTATAGCAACAGGTCTCCTTTTTACAGCGATCACAATGATTTCTATTTATAATATCCATTTGCTTACACAGAAACTTCCTGATAAATTTTCGATTATGGCATATTTGAAAGACAATATTTCTCAGAATGAGATTGATAATATAATCAACACAGCAAGAAAAAATAGTATTGTTGATAAAGTAATCCATATACCAAAAGAACAAGCCCTTAAAGAGCTTAAGAATACCTTAAAAAATACAGATTACATACTTGAAGGTCTTGGAGGCAATCCACTTCCTGATACCATAGAGATAAAACTTAAACGAGAATCTGTATCACCTGAGAATGTAAGAAATTTATCTATTAGTTTGAAAGATATATACGGCATAGATGAAGTAGAATACGGCGAACAGTTTTTGTCCTCCATATACTCCATCAATATGGGCATTCAGACAATTGGAATTGTTTTCATAATAATCATGTCTACTGGTATGATTTTCGTCTGTTATAGTACTGTTAAGATACTATTTTACAGAAAAAATATTGAGATAGAAACTTATAAACTATTAGGTGCTACAAAAGGGTTCATACGTGCGCCTTTTCTGATAGAGGGTGCAGTAATTGGGTTAGGCAGTGGTATTATAAGTCTTATTGAGATTTTTCTAATATATTATCTGTTTATTCTAAAATTCAGCCTTACAATGCCTTTATTTAAAGCTTTTATCTTCCCTGTAAATTTTTGCTTAATCCTTCCACTCACAGGTCTATTCATCGGGATAACTGGCGCAATTATAGCTATCGGGAGGATACGATATTAA